In a single window of the Terriglobus roseus genome:
- a CDS encoding TonB-dependent receptor yields MSLSIFSRPWERHALTTFAFAALTTAGSALAQTTGNGSITGTVTDTSGARIPKARVTVTEASTHLQRSTVTNAEGLYVLPALRLGTYSITAESEGMALTRRNDVVLDADSTRSVDLIVSVGNASDAVTVTAAPPSIENASGALGGLISGIQITELPLNGRNFSQLLTLGTGVSSSQTGLRMGSGQEGNPLLSINGGRQNANAFTFDGVLAMDTGGNRGINLFPPPEAIGEIQVHTSNYTADIGSYGYGQVNVVTRTGGASYHGDVYDVFANDALNAKNFFNTQKPPLKDNNFGYDIGGPIVPGAKSGFGRGLFFFFSQAWDKRSGPELTSFTSPPQSTFTGVVPTVAMRSGDFSAIATPLRNPSTGLPFAGNRITNIDPNALILLNTYIPLPTNTAAAAGSTNWVASPKSRTEWREELARVDVNFGERDSLLLRYAHDSWSQSQAILKPSNHAFTTIGGNFSKPGSNTVVQWTHIFGPHLVNQAIAGYSRNQITQSPNAAAQRPAGLNIPSLFNANVANVIPSLSFGGGYSGIGAQGLTNNTNNVFTYRDDLTYQLGVHTLKAGLNTLRIQKFDRFPYAGQAGTFTFDGSVTGNAIADFLTGRAFSYSEQGTIPNAYLFSNMYEGYLQDTWKVRQNLTVDYGVRDTVYTGAPNGYEKYDRISTFIPSLYVAANAPTVLQSNGALVSGTGEPTNGLITPTNQKGLHYSRALSGLRNNIGPRVGFAYTPGKAGRTAIRGGFGIFYHWDNDNHENGGQNPPFSQSGTAFGVALSSFGNTSATTFPATLNVWDPRKLYATISQYSLTVEQQLPVATTLSISYVGNQGRHLDQTPNINQLQPGQLPASGTNVNYLRPYKGYAAINYDVRSASANYNALQVNLRRRFQHGLSFGVAYTWSRAQVQQVGQSQFFNERGLGSYDRTNILALNYVWQPNYFRNGNFAERMLLANWELSGITNFQSGLPFTASTSTDVARVGNTGQRPNRIGAIAYRPRSVSNYFSASSFTAAAPGTFGTERLGDIRGPGTHLWQMNVAKNIPIERVSLKFEAQFYNIFNHANFNGVGVTYGSAAFGTLNSALDPRNIQFRLKASF; encoded by the coding sequence GTGTCCCTATCTATTTTTTCCCGTCCATGGGAGCGCCACGCTCTCACGACTTTCGCCTTCGCGGCCTTAACCACAGCTGGTTCCGCACTCGCGCAGACCACCGGCAACGGCAGCATCACCGGGACCGTCACGGATACAAGCGGAGCACGTATCCCCAAAGCACGGGTGACGGTAACGGAAGCCTCCACCCACCTCCAGCGCTCGACTGTTACGAATGCCGAGGGCCTCTACGTGCTGCCGGCTTTGCGCCTTGGAACCTACTCCATCACGGCTGAGAGCGAGGGAATGGCCCTTACACGCCGGAATGACGTTGTACTGGATGCCGACTCCACTCGCAGCGTCGACCTGATCGTATCGGTCGGCAATGCCTCCGATGCAGTGACTGTCACCGCCGCTCCCCCAAGCATTGAGAATGCATCCGGCGCACTGGGCGGATTGATCTCAGGCATCCAGATCACCGAATTGCCGCTCAATGGAAGAAACTTCAGCCAGCTGCTGACACTGGGAACCGGAGTCTCCTCTTCGCAGACAGGCCTGCGTATGGGGAGCGGCCAGGAGGGTAATCCGCTTCTCTCGATCAACGGCGGGCGGCAGAACGCGAATGCCTTTACCTTCGATGGCGTGCTGGCGATGGACACCGGCGGCAACCGCGGAATCAACCTTTTTCCTCCGCCGGAAGCGATTGGCGAGATCCAGGTTCACACCAGTAACTACACGGCGGACATCGGATCGTATGGATATGGTCAGGTGAACGTCGTTACACGTACGGGTGGCGCGAGCTATCACGGCGATGTTTATGACGTTTTCGCGAACGACGCACTGAATGCGAAGAACTTCTTCAATACCCAGAAGCCGCCGCTGAAAGACAACAATTTTGGATACGACATCGGAGGCCCCATCGTACCGGGCGCTAAGAGTGGCTTCGGGCGGGGTTTGTTCTTCTTCTTCTCGCAGGCGTGGGACAAGCGCTCCGGACCAGAACTTACTTCTTTTACCTCGCCACCACAAAGTACTTTCACAGGTGTTGTACCAACCGTCGCGATGCGTTCCGGAGACTTTTCGGCGATCGCAACACCGCTCAGGAATCCGTCGACAGGCTTGCCCTTTGCCGGGAACCGCATCACGAACATTGACCCCAATGCACTGATCCTTCTGAACACATACATTCCGCTTCCGACGAACACGGCAGCGGCAGCGGGCAGCACCAACTGGGTGGCGAGTCCGAAGAGCAGAACGGAATGGCGCGAAGAGTTGGCACGCGTCGATGTCAACTTTGGCGAACGCGACAGCCTGCTTCTGCGATATGCGCACGACAGCTGGTCTCAATCGCAGGCAATCCTGAAGCCGTCCAACCATGCTTTTACTACTATTGGGGGTAACTTCTCCAAGCCCGGCTCAAATACGGTCGTACAGTGGACGCATATCTTTGGACCGCATCTTGTGAATCAGGCTATCGCTGGGTACAGCCGCAATCAGATCACGCAGTCGCCGAACGCCGCAGCGCAACGGCCCGCTGGGTTAAATATCCCGTCACTCTTCAATGCAAACGTAGCGAATGTCATTCCCTCCCTCTCATTTGGGGGAGGCTATAGCGGCATCGGTGCCCAGGGCCTCACGAACAACACGAACAATGTGTTTACCTATCGCGATGATCTCACTTATCAGCTCGGTGTCCACACGCTGAAGGCCGGTTTGAACACGCTACGCATTCAGAAGTTCGATCGTTTTCCTTACGCGGGCCAAGCCGGCACCTTCACCTTCGACGGCAGCGTGACAGGGAATGCAATTGCAGATTTCCTCACCGGCCGCGCCTTTTCTTATTCAGAGCAAGGCACGATTCCAAACGCATATCTTTTTTCCAACATGTACGAGGGCTATCTCCAGGACACCTGGAAGGTGCGGCAAAACCTGACCGTGGACTACGGCGTGCGCGATACCGTTTACACCGGCGCGCCGAACGGCTATGAGAAGTACGACCGGATCAGCACCTTCATTCCCTCACTTTACGTTGCCGCCAATGCTCCAACGGTTTTGCAGTCAAATGGTGCCTTGGTCAGCGGTACGGGGGAACCGACCAACGGTCTAATCACACCCACAAACCAGAAGGGCCTTCACTACTCGCGCGCGCTGAGTGGACTTCGTAACAACATCGGACCGCGCGTCGGCTTTGCTTACACGCCCGGGAAAGCAGGGCGCACGGCGATTCGTGGAGGCTTTGGAATTTTCTACCACTGGGACAATGACAACCACGAGAATGGCGGTCAGAATCCGCCTTTCTCACAATCGGGAACGGCCTTCGGTGTGGCGCTTAGTTCCTTCGGCAATACTTCCGCGACCACATTCCCTGCGACACTGAATGTCTGGGATCCTCGGAAACTCTACGCGACGATCTCGCAGTACAGCCTGACCGTGGAGCAGCAGCTTCCCGTCGCCACCACACTCAGCATCAGCTATGTCGGCAACCAGGGCCGGCATCTCGATCAGACGCCAAACATCAACCAGCTGCAACCGGGACAACTGCCGGCATCGGGCACGAACGTCAACTACCTGCGGCCATACAAAGGCTATGCTGCGATCAACTACGATGTTCGCTCCGCCTCAGCTAACTACAACGCGCTGCAGGTGAATCTGCGCCGCCGCTTCCAGCATGGCTTGTCCTTCGGGGTCGCTTATACATGGTCGAGGGCGCAGGTACAGCAGGTTGGTCAGAGTCAGTTCTTCAACGAACGCGGTCTGGGCTCCTACGACCGAACGAACATCCTTGCACTGAACTACGTCTGGCAACCCAACTACTTCCGTAATGGCAACTTTGCAGAAAGAATGCTGCTGGCGAACTGGGAGCTTAGTGGCATCACGAACTTTCAGAGCGGGCTCCCCTTCACCGCATCCACATCCACTGACGTCGCTCGTGTTGGCAACACGGGGCAACGGCCTAACAGGATTGGCGCTATCGCGTATCGTCCGCGGTCCGTCTCCAACTACTTCAGCGCATCGTCCTTCACGGCAGCAGCTCCTGGGACCTTTGGCACCGAGAGGCTGGGTGACATTCGCGGACCGGGAACACATTTGTGGCAGATGAACGTCGCGAAGAACATCCCTATTGAGCGCGTTTCTCTCAAGTTCGAAGCGCAGTTCTATAACATTTTCAATCACGCAAATTTCAATGGTGTTGGAGTGACCTATGGATCCGCAGCATTCGGTACGCTTAACAGCGCGCTGGATCCGCGCAACATCCAGTTCCGGTTGAAAGCATCGTTCTAA